One window of Hypanus sabinus isolate sHypSab1 chromosome 18, sHypSab1.hap1, whole genome shotgun sequence genomic DNA carries:
- the LOC132377448 gene encoding zinc finger protein 721-like, whose translation MAERPIVCLDYGKGFSRSSELKVHQQAHTEESPFTCSDCGKGFTHSSQLKVHQRDHTGERPFTCSDCGKGFTHSSQLKVHQRDHTGERPFTCLDCGKGFSRSSELKVHQRVHTGERPFTCLDCGKGFSRSSVLKVHQRVHTGERPFTCLDCGKGFSRSSELKVHQRVHTGERPFTCSDCGKGFTRSSELKVHQRVHTGEKPFTCSDCGKGFTQLSNLLAHQLVHTGERPFICAECGKGFIQSSQLKLHQRVHTGERPFICADCGKGFTQSSQLKRHHRVHTGERPFSCTDCGKEFSRLSELKVHQRVHTGERPFSCSDCGKGFSRSSELKIHQRVHTGERPFICLICEKGFTLSSQLLAHQLVHTGERPFICSDCGKGFTRSSQLKVHQRVHTGERLFTCSECGKGFTQSSHLLVHQLVHSREMPFTCSECGKGFNRSCDLQSHQGVHTGERPFTCSDCGKGFTRLSNLRTHQFVHTGEKPFICSDCGKGFTRSTDMKLHQRDHTGQRPFLCSACGKGFTRSSHLMAHKLVHTEGKQFTCSDCGKGFTQSSTLLAHYRIHTGERPFTCTDCGKRFNRSYKLKVHKRVHTGERPFTCSDCGKGFSRSDQLKVHQQVHTGERAFTCSVCGKAFTRSYKLKVHQRVHTGERPFTCSDCGKGFTHSSRLVTHYQVHTREKN comes from the coding sequence ATGGCAGAGAGGCCGATTGTTTGCTTAGActatgggaagggattctctcggtcatctgaactgaaggtacatcagcaagctCACACTGAGGAGagtccattcacctgctcggactgtgggaagggattcactcactcatctcaacttaaggtacatcagcgagatcATACaggggagagaccattcacctgctcagactgtgggaagggattcactcactcatctcaacttaaggtacatcagcgagatcATACaggggagagaccattcacctgcttagactgtgggaagggattctctcggtcatctgaactgaaggtacatcagcgagttcacactggggagaggccattcacctgcttggactgtgggaagggattctctcggtcatctgtattgaaggtacatcagcgagttcatactggggagaggccattcacctgcttggactgtgggaagggattctctcggtcatctgaactgaaggtacatcagcgagttcacactggggagagaccattcacctgctcagactgtgggaaaggattcactcggtcatctgaattgaaggtacatcaacgagttcacactggggagaagcctttcacttgctcagattgtgggaaaggattcactcagttatctaatCTATTGGCACACCaattagttcacactggggagaggccattcatttgtgcagagtgtgggaagggattcattcagtcatctcaactgaagttacatcagcgagttcacactggggagaggccatttatttgtgcagactgtgggaagggattcactcagtcatctcaactgaagcgacatcatcgagttcacactggggagagaccattcagctgcacagactgtgggaaagaaTTCTCTAGGTTATCTGAACTGAAGgtccatcagcgagttcacactggggagagaccgtttagctgctcagactgtggaaagggattctctcggtcatctgaactgaagatacatcagcgagttcacaccggggagaggccgttcatttgCTTGATCTGTGAAAAGGGATTCACCCTGTCATCTCAGCTACTGgcacaccagttagttcacactggggagaggccgttcatttgctcagactgtggaaagggatttactcggtcatcacagctgaaggtacatcagcgagttcacactggagagaggctgttcacctgctcagaatgtgggaaaggattcactcaatcatcccacCTACTAGTACACCAGTTAGTTCACAGTAGGGAGATGCCTTTcacatgctctgaatgtgggaagggatttaataGGTCATGCGACCTACAGTcacaccagggagttcacactggggaaaggccgttcacctgctcagactgtgggaagggattcactcggttaaGCAACCTACGGACACACCAATttgttcacacaggggagaagccattcatctgctcagactgtggaaagggattcactcggtccaCTGATATGAAGCTACATCAGCGAGATCACACAGGGCAGAGACCATTTCTCTGCTCagcctgtgggaagggattcactcggtcatctcacttAATGGCACACAAGTTAGTTCACACTGAGGGGAagcagttcacctgctcagactgtgggaagggattcactcagtcatccactctTCTGGCACACTACAGAATTCACacaggggagagaccgttcacctgcacagactgtggtaaGAGATTCAATCGGTCATATAAGCTGAAGGTTCataagcgagttcacactggggagagaccattcacctgctcagactgtgggaagggattctctcgatCAGATCAACTAAAGGTTCATcaacaagttcacactggggagagagcattcacctgttcagtctgtgggaaggcattcactcgATCCTATAAACTGAAGgtccatcagcgagttcacactggggagaggccattcacctgctcagactgtgggaagggattcactcactcatccagaCTTGTGACACACTATCAAGTTCACACAAGGGAAAAGAATTAA